The proteins below are encoded in one region of Mya arenaria isolate MELC-2E11 chromosome 15, ASM2691426v1:
- the LOC128219866 gene encoding uncharacterized protein LOC128219866, with translation MADIAALKILSSQIESFQKLPDPPDTLSDAEFDNYKARLEQSIGKGVKSVQDVSAYAENIIKKLDELKKCLPEQVKRIQDAIKALFGRLVVVPPGGTLPNENLKFMQRIHELEMKAKELMNHRLNELISETESVCARLKDGAALTVGDIDNLKGCLESWEKSKQESFDEEKRRKEEERRRKEQEERRRREENERRKQEEEERKRQEEEERKRREEEERRRREEEERQRKEEEERQRREEEERIKREKEERLRREAEDREKERQKKLDEEKLKREMERQRQDAEARERERRRKEEEERAKRKDPNNWEPIVYDRPCDEVGGKKAFHSGVCCMVAAPPGDIAREDVECNASDELDDVIEILDDGEKPASSIINIESKKGLLKSECPSRVYIPHCPVNNSSDELVLKVSVNGSDWETAGVVSPTQAMSENKKNIPVSNLVGFELSEFENIKIMVIARPRGQTVIVDKPGLNFNSITDKNVKLFMPRDAFPSRTEVRLVVNPISPETIVQNAKDDSLWENVMSTSSMISISCQRAPAKEIEVDITHHTTASGGRSSRGKLYHMFTTRDKVWKFADMEYKGTKDVVSVTLPAFKDRFSLFELEMPANIPKETALKVAQSCHEQMFKSPVRMIVRQRDVDPQKALVMIAGKKHVINFIDQLKNDGYSYGPDVTKQFGLRDGQRLILTCAGNIGTSSGKNGVVKMTYYTYMNVIKEPLQLHVVDMYKQKDLQEYCGIVRLTVDNGTEFPDEQFDLTVTLPKIERQKTIFPGTRVRFPYYLTALAGFLSRQVCENDELSWKDVLLGIVGSKRELESLIRVAKRKVEDDNDAPSVCTVTLCDWMKATTKKEDKVYHILDTLDYEGLYELHNKCSAFVQFQKEVMTDTALSEISSTTSKSANVLAEDLHLNKEAVDRCKKECGEDSLVLHLLYEWRESDEAIKYGDRALDRLRALCGV, from the exons ATGGCCGACATTGCCGCACTGAAGATTTTGAGTAGCCAGATAGAAAGTTTCCAGAAGCTTCCTGACCCGCCAGATACCCTGAGTGATGCCGAGTTTGATAACTACAAAGCAAGACTGGAACAG TCGATTGGCAAAGGTGTTAAATCCGTTCAAGATGTCAGCGCATACGCTGAAAACATCATCAAAAAGCTCGATGAACTGAAGAAATGTCTACCAGAACAAGTTAAACGAATTCAAGATGCAATCAAGGCCTTGTTTGGGAGACTCGTCG TCGTTCCACCCGGAGGTACACTGCCTAACGAGAATTTGAAGTTCATGCAGAGAATACATGAGTTGGAGATGAAGGCGAAAGAGCTAATGAACCATCGTCTTAATGAGCTCATATCTGAGACAGAGTCTGTCTGCGCACGACTGAAAGACGGTGCAGCTCTAACCGTGGGTGATATCGATAATTTAAAAG GTTGTCTAGAAAGCTGGGAAAAATCAAAACAGGAGAGTTTTGATGAAGAGAAACGTCGCAAAGAAGAAGAAAGACGCCGTAAAGAGCAAGAAGAGAGGCGACGTCGCGAAGAAAACGAGAGGCGAAAACAGGAAGAAGAAGAAAGGAAAAGACAAGAGGAAGAAGAGAGAAAACGG CGCGAAGAAGAGGAGCGGAGAAGACGGGAAGAGGAAGAAAGGCAAAGGAAAGAAGAGGAAGAGCGACAGAGACGAGAAGAAGAAGAGAGAATAAAG AGAGAGAAAGAAGAACGTTTAAGAAGGGAAGCTGAAGATCGAGAGAAAGAAAGGCAGAAGAAGCTAGATGAGGAGAAATTGAAGCGGGAAATGGAACGACAAAGGCAAGACGCCGAGGCGAGAGAGAGGGAACGGCGAAGAAAGGAGGAAGAGGAACGGGCTAAGAGGAAGGATCCCAACAATTGGGAGCCAATTGT TTACGACCGACCTTGCGACGAAGTTGGAGGAAAAAAGGCGTTTCATTCCGGTGTATGTTGTATGGTAGCAGCGCCTCCGGGAGATATAGCGAGAGAAGATGTGGAATGTAACGCTAGTGACGAACTTGATGACGTCATTGAGATTCTTGACGACGGTGAAAAACCGGCAAGCTCGATTATCAATATTGAGTCAAAGAAAGGACTTCTAAAATCAGAG TGTCCGTCACGAGTATATATCCCGCATTGCCCAGTCAACAATTCGAGTGACGAGTTGGTCCTGAAAGTTTCTGTGAACGGAAGCGATTGGGAAACAGCAGGGGTTGTTAGCCCAACTCAGGCAATGTCGGAAAATAAG AAAAATATCCCAGTCAGCAATCTCGTCGGCTTTGAGTTAAGCGAGTTTGAGAATATAAAGATCATGGTTATTGCAAGACCACGTGGTCAGACTGTGATTGTCGACAAACCTGGACTGAATTTCAACTCAATTACCGACAAGAATGTCAAACTATTTATGCCAAGAGACGCCTTTCCATCAAGGACTGAAGTTCGGCTGGTT GTTAACCCTATTTCGCCCGAAACAATTGTCCAGAATGCGAAAGACGACAGTCTGTGGGAAAATGTCATGTCGACTAGTTCTATGATATCAATCTCCTGTCAACGAGCGCCTGCAAAGGAAATTGAGGTTGACATAACACATCATACCACAGCTTCAG GAGGGCGTAGTTCACGTGGAAAACTGTACCACATGTTTACAACAAGAGATAAAGTATGGAAATTTGCTGACATGGAGTACAAGGGGACCAAAGATGTGGTATCCGTCACTCTGCCTGCCTTCAAGGACAGATTCAG ttTATTTGAACTTGAAATGCCTGCCAACATCCCTAAAGAAACAGCACTGAAGGTTGCGCAATCATGTCACGAACAAATGTTTAAGTCCCCGGTGAGAATGATTGTACGGCAGCGAGACGTTGATCCACAGAAAGCGTTAGTTATGATCGCAGGCAAAAAACATGTGATAAATTTTATTGATCAATTGAAGAATGATGGGTACAGTTATG GTCCTGATGTTACCAAACAGTTTGGGCTAAGAGACGGACAGAGGTTGATACTGACCTGCGCCGGAAACATTGGTACATCGTCAGGAAAGAACGGAGTG GTCAAGATGACATACTACACCTATATGAACGTGATAAAAGAACCTCTACAGTTACACGTGGTTGACATGTACAAACAAAAGGATCTCCAGGAATATTGCGGGATCGTTCGTCTGACAGTCGATAATGGGACAGAGTTCCCAGACGAACAATTTGATTTGACTGTCACACTACCAAAG ATTGAGAGACAAAAGACGATATTTCCAGGGACACGCGTTCGATTTCCTTATTATC TCACCGCCCTGGCTGGTTTTCTGAGCCGACAAGTTTGTGAAAATGATGAACTTTCATGGAAGGATGTCCTACTTGGCATAGTTGGGAGTAAACGTGAATTGGAGTCCTTAATCCGGGTTGCAAAGAGAAAAGTTGAAGACGACAACGATGCACCATCTGTGTGCACAGTTACTCTGTGTGATTGGATGAAGGCAACTACGAAAAAAGAAGATAAG GTATATCACATTTTAGATACGCTTGACTATGAAGGCCTCTATGAGTTACATAATAAATGCAGTGCATTTGTACAGTTCCAGAAAG AGGTGATGACGGACACCGCTCTTTCGGAAATATCGTCAACAACTAGCAAATCTGCTAATGTGTTGGCGGAAGACCTGCATTTGAACAAAGAGGCTGTTGACAGATGCAAGAAGGAATGTGGAGAGGACAGTTTAGTCCTTCATCTTTTGTACGAGTGGAGGGAATCGGATGAAGCCATCAAGTATGGCGATCGGGCCTTGGATAGGCTACGGGCATTGTGTGGTGTATGA